Proteins encoded in a region of the Chryseobacterium piperi genome:
- a CDS encoding SusD/RagB family nutrient-binding outer membrane lipoprotein has protein sequence MVSACIGLGLSSCQRDLTSLNDDPKHPSVLPSENLLATALYQSSYYMDNPSVNFNGYRFFTQQWAETQYPDETQYNLVTRNQPRNHFNRMYVYSLNNLRQAKTNLGKEVETDDIRTNKLATLEIEEIFIWENLVDTYGDIPYSETFKPDEILTPKYDDAKTIYLDLIKRINDVVASIKPSAPGYNDLVYGGDMNKWKKFANSIKLRLGMNLADVDPTLSKTTVESAIAGGIISSDAEAYKFKYDGNTFLNPVYDNLVASGRNDFLPSELAVNTMKGLSDPRMDVWFTKVGGVYKGGVFGEINDPYTNFSQLSSYFRTATNASNLLSYAEVAFLKAEAAARGYSAGGAAATLYADAVTASMTENGVSTANATAYVAANPYNAANWKQSIGVQAWIALFNRGFASWNFTRRLDSPTLVNPPKSNLSSVPYRMPYSDQEYVLNGANVNAAASKIGGDKATTKLFWDKF, from the coding sequence TTGGTATCGGCATGTATAGGGTTGGGGTTAAGTTCATGTCAAAGAGATTTAACTTCCCTTAATGATGATCCTAAGCATCCATCAGTTTTGCCTTCTGAAAATTTATTGGCTACAGCTTTGTATCAGTCATCATACTATATGGATAATCCGAGCGTGAATTTTAATGGCTATAGATTCTTTACACAACAATGGGCAGAAACTCAATATCCGGATGAGACTCAATATAATTTGGTTACTCGAAACCAGCCTAGAAATCACTTCAATAGGATGTATGTGTATAGTCTAAATAATCTTAGACAAGCAAAAACTAATCTTGGAAAAGAAGTAGAGACTGATGATATTCGGACGAATAAATTAGCGACTTTAGAGATTGAAGAAATTTTTATCTGGGAAAATTTGGTAGATACATATGGAGATATTCCATATTCTGAAACCTTTAAACCAGATGAAATTTTAACTCCCAAATACGATGATGCGAAAACTATTTATCTTGATTTAATTAAAAGAATCAATGATGTTGTTGCTAGTATAAAACCTTCGGCTCCAGGATATAATGATTTAGTATATGGAGGAGATATGAATAAATGGAAAAAATTTGCTAATTCTATCAAGTTACGACTAGGGATGAATTTGGCTGATGTTGATCCTACATTATCAAAAACTACTGTGGAATCAGCGATTGCAGGCGGAATTATTTCTTCTGATGCCGAAGCATATAAATTTAAGTATGATGGTAATACGTTCTTAAATCCTGTTTATGACAATCTTGTAGCTTCTGGTAGAAATGATTTTTTACCTAGTGAGTTAGCCGTTAATACTATGAAGGGGTTATCTGATCCAAGAATGGATGTATGGTTTACAAAAGTAGGGGGAGTTTATAAAGGAGGAGTTTTCGGAGAAATAAACGATCCTTATACTAACTTTTCACAGTTAAGTTCTTATTTTAGAACTGCAACTAATGCATCTAATTTATTAAGTTATGCAGAGGTAGCTTTTCTTAAAGCAGAAGCTGCAGCAAGAGGATATTCAGCGGGTGGTGCAGCGGCAACACTTTATGCTGATGCAGTTACAGCATCAATGACTGAAAATGGAGTAAGTACAGCAAATGCTACCGCTTATGTAGCTGCGAATCCTTATAATGCAGCTAACTGGAAACAGTCTATTGGGGTGCAAGCTTGGATTGCTTTATTCAACAGAGGTTTTGCTAGCTGGAACTTTACAAGACGTTTAGATAGTCCAACTCTTGTTAATCCACCAAAGTCGAATTTATCTTCCGTACCATATAGAATGCCATATTCTGATCAGGAATATGTGTTAAATGGAGCAAATGTTAACGCTGCTGCTAGTAAGATTGGTGGTGATAAAGCAACAACAAAATTATTCTGGGATAAATTTTAA
- a CDS encoding SusC/RagA family TonB-linked outer membrane protein, which yields MKKITTGVLSLVLSSSLAVLNAQQKKSDTVRTQEIEGVVMTALGIKREKKALGYASQEVKGDVISDAGQNNAVSALSGNVAGLQVTAPSTMGGSTRVTMRGISSITGDNRPLIIVDGVPLDNSNVNDTNTQRGGGGRDYGDASFDINPDDIESVTVLKGGPAAALYGSRAGNGAILYTTKSAKKGRTDIQFNTGVTFESIYIRPRLQNLYGGGSQFELPTQTINGVTYNIQEYETDASWGPRYDRNLMYLPWYAFDPEFSADYMKPVPWVAPNKDVDSFFNTGVTYTNNVSVAKSFGDTNVRMSYMNTNISGIVPTSSIKKDNFNINLNSKLSDKLKAEATINYVRTEGFNRPEVGYGNNSVAQKFYQFGQRNLDFAKLRDYRLPSDGSQRTWNRTAWNNATPRYSDNPYWTIFENTSSDTRDRFFGTAGLTYTFDKHFYIVGKVYGDTYTQTISSQVAVGSQGISNYTIEKRNVSEFNYEGRAHYNNNFGNFSLTSVAGFIIRNNKMSWLRGTTVGGLVIPGLYNLNNGLANSLATNYSAQSAINSVFGSVSLGYKDMLFVEATGRNDWFSMLNDDQFYPSVTGSFVFSKVFKADWLSFGKIRAGWASVAAGTDAYSRRNYADILPPFNGAPRYSNADVLNAQNIQPERKEVTEFGVEASFFKNRVSIDVSYYDTNSRKLIIALPVDPATGHLFKRINAGQMNNKGIEAMVNVTPIRNENFSWDVTWNFARNRNKLVNLYQDLQNYLLTNAPFRAQLVAQVGQAYGTILGTDYVYDANGNKVIDENGFYKASDIKSLGSILPDYNMGFRNTVKYKSFSLSFLIDIQQGGKYFSTTNMWGMYSGMLEETALGGNREAGVILPGVRENGAVNDIRLDAQTWGSTYFNTVDAQNVFDASYVKLRDITIGYDLPKSLIGNTIQGIRISAFARNLFAWNLANKGIDPENTSYGSGNIQGIEGGSLPSTRTYGVNVNFKF from the coding sequence ATGAAGAAAATAACTACGGGTGTTCTTAGCCTTGTGCTTTCCTCATCCCTAGCTGTTCTTAATGCACAGCAAAAGAAGAGTGACACAGTAAGAACACAGGAGATCGAAGGAGTTGTTATGACTGCCCTTGGAATTAAAAGAGAAAAGAAGGCTCTTGGATATGCCTCTCAAGAAGTAAAAGGAGATGTGATCTCTGACGCTGGTCAAAACAATGCAGTAAGTGCATTATCCGGAAATGTTGCCGGTTTACAGGTTACTGCCCCAAGTACTATGGGAGGTTCGACAAGAGTTACAATGAGGGGGATAAGCTCAATTACCGGAGATAACAGACCTTTAATTATTGTCGATGGTGTTCCTTTAGATAATTCTAATGTTAATGATACTAATACCCAACGAGGAGGTGGAGGTAGGGATTATGGTGATGCCTCATTTGATATCAATCCTGATGATATTGAAAGTGTAACTGTACTAAAAGGAGGTCCTGCTGCAGCTTTATATGGTTCAAGGGCGGGAAATGGAGCTATTTTGTATACAACTAAATCTGCTAAAAAAGGAAGAACTGATATTCAATTCAATACAGGAGTTACCTTTGAAAGTATTTATATTAGGCCTAGATTGCAGAATTTGTATGGAGGAGGTTCGCAATTTGAGTTACCAACTCAAACTATTAATGGAGTAACATATAATATACAGGAATATGAAACAGATGCTTCGTGGGGACCTAGATATGACCGAAATTTAATGTACCTTCCATGGTATGCTTTTGATCCTGAGTTTTCTGCAGACTATATGAAGCCGGTTCCATGGGTTGCCCCGAATAAAGACGTAGATTCTTTTTTTAATACAGGGGTTACCTACACCAATAATGTATCAGTAGCAAAATCCTTTGGAGATACCAATGTTAGGATGTCCTATATGAATACAAATATTTCAGGTATTGTACCTACTTCAAGTATTAAGAAAGACAACTTTAATATCAACCTGAATTCTAAATTATCAGATAAATTAAAAGCTGAAGCAACAATTAACTATGTTCGTACGGAAGGTTTCAATAGACCCGAAGTAGGATATGGTAATAATTCAGTAGCTCAGAAGTTTTATCAGTTTGGGCAGAGGAATTTAGATTTTGCTAAATTAAGAGATTACAGGTTACCGTCTGATGGAAGCCAAAGAACCTGGAACAGAACTGCTTGGAATAATGCTACACCGAGATATTCTGATAATCCATATTGGACCATCTTTGAGAACACTTCTAGTGATACGAGAGATCGATTTTTTGGAACAGCCGGATTGACCTATACTTTTGATAAACATTTTTATATTGTTGGAAAGGTGTATGGAGATACGTATACACAAACGATAAGCTCGCAAGTGGCAGTCGGCTCACAAGGAATTTCTAATTATACGATTGAAAAAAGAAATGTTTCTGAATTTAATTATGAAGGGAGAGCTCATTATAATAATAATTTTGGAAATTTTAGTTTAACTTCTGTTGCGGGATTCATTATTAGAAATAATAAAATGAGCTGGCTAAGAGGAACTACAGTAGGAGGGTTGGTTATTCCAGGGTTATATAATTTGAATAATGGGTTGGCTAACTCATTAGCGACAAACTATTCTGCACAGTCAGCAATTAATAGTGTATTTGGATCAGTTTCATTAGGATATAAAGATATGTTATTTGTAGAAGCTACAGGAAGAAATGACTGGTTTTCGATGTTAAATGATGATCAGTTTTATCCTTCGGTAACCGGTAGTTTTGTGTTCTCCAAAGTGTTTAAAGCAGACTGGCTTTCATTTGGTAAGATTAGAGCGGGATGGGCTAGTGTTGCAGCAGGAACAGACGCTTACAGCAGACGTAACTATGCTGATATTCTTCCGCCTTTTAATGGTGCCCCTCGATATTCAAACGCTGATGTGCTTAATGCACAAAATATTCAACCGGAGAGAAAAGAAGTTACAGAGTTTGGTGTCGAAGCAAGCTTTTTTAAGAATAGAGTGAGCATTGATGTATCATACTATGACACCAATTCTAGAAAATTGATCATAGCACTTCCGGTCGATCCTGCTACAGGGCATCTATTTAAAAGAATTAATGCTGGGCAAATGAATAATAAGGGTATTGAGGCTATGGTGAATGTTACTCCAATCAGGAATGAAAACTTTTCTTGGGATGTAACCTGGAATTTTGCCAGAAACAGAAATAAGCTGGTTAACTTATACCAGGATTTGCAGAATTATCTGCTGACCAATGCTCCATTTAGAGCACAATTAGTGGCACAGGTAGGACAGGCATATGGTACTATTTTAGGAACGGATTATGTGTATGATGCGAATGGAAATAAGGTGATAGATGAAAATGGATTTTATAAAGCATCAGATATCAAGTCTTTAGGTTCGATTCTTCCGGATTACAATATGGGCTTTAGAAATACGGTGAAATATAAATCGTTCAGTCTCTCTTTCTTAATTGATATTCAACAAGGAGGAAAATATTTTTCCACAACCAATATGTGGGGAATGTATTCTGGGATGCTTGAAGAAACAGCACTTGGAGGTAACAGGGAAGCAGGAGTAATACTTCCAGGCGTAAGAGAAAATGGGGCTGTCAATGATATACGATTAGATGCACAAACATGGGGAAGCACTTATTTCAATACAGTAGATGCACAAAATGTTTTTGATGCTAGCTATGTTAAATTACGAGATATTACTATAGGATATGATCTGCCAAAATCACTGATTGGGAATACAATTCAAGGAATTAGAATTTCCGCCTTTGCAAGAAATTTATTTGCATGGAATTTAGCAAACAAAGGAATCGATCCGGAAAATACTTCTTATGGTTCAGGAAATATTCAGGGGATTGAAGGGGGTTCATTACCATCAACAAGGACTTATGGAGTCAATGTTAATTTTAAATTTTAA
- a CDS encoding SusD/RagB family nutrient-binding outer membrane lipoprotein, translating to MKKIALIASVIMVSLVSNSCSNTFEEIDTNPNTTERPLTYGIFNSANKEIMDNTRNEWQSGRITLPWVQYSAQRGYTDEDRYQYRLSTGGSLWSFSYRVAQDYKQIIDLNENPATQIQMNNYGPNKNQIAVARVMLSYVFLTLADSFGDIPYYSYGNSDPDFQALQLNIGGTLQPKFASQQKVYADILKELKEASEMIDINKIVFTQGDALFGSGAKLKKFANSLRLRVATRVKGVVPGAEGHIADAIASGVMTSNADNVGLTYENNLVNPSPMFNNFRSRSDFAISKTFVDLLKGKSGNFKQDPRLFKYASPIGTRQRDILTGVSVESTNPNDFNGMPYGIPSSLTGSQIASANFFSKNVLKPGYTEILMEYSEVQFLLSEANGWSQTNYEAGVKASLERWGIDSTSANTYVNTLPSASKENVLTQKYVALFMQPYEAWAEYRRTGYPNTLLLPGQTGALNVATSSGQTTYTFTSLIAGLTDLPTRLFYPISVQTLNTVNYQAASNSIGGDRMNTKLIWDKN from the coding sequence ATGAAAAAAATAGCTTTAATAGCATCTGTTATAATGGTATCATTAGTTTCTAACAGTTGCTCCAATACATTTGAGGAAATTGATACAAACCCTAATACAACAGAGAGACCACTCACCTATGGTATTTTCAATAGTGCGAATAAAGAGATTATGGACAACACTAGAAATGAGTGGCAATCCGGAAGGATAACATTACCTTGGGTACAATATTCTGCACAGAGAGGATATACAGATGAAGATAGATATCAATATAGATTGTCAACTGGAGGCTCGTTATGGAGTTTTTCTTATAGAGTGGCTCAGGATTACAAACAAATTATAGACCTTAATGAAAATCCGGCGACCCAGATACAAATGAACAATTATGGTCCGAATAAAAACCAGATTGCGGTAGCAAGAGTCATGTTATCCTATGTGTTTCTTACTTTGGCAGATTCGTTTGGGGATATTCCCTACTATTCTTATGGAAACTCAGATCCAGATTTTCAAGCATTACAATTAAATATTGGTGGAACTTTACAGCCAAAATTTGCAAGCCAACAAAAAGTATACGCAGATATCTTAAAGGAGCTAAAAGAGGCATCAGAAATGATTGATATTAATAAAATAGTTTTTACTCAAGGGGATGCACTATTTGGTTCAGGAGCAAAATTGAAAAAATTTGCTAATTCGCTAAGATTGAGAGTAGCTACGAGAGTGAAAGGAGTAGTTCCAGGGGCTGAAGGACATATTGCTGATGCCATTGCTTCCGGAGTGATGACTTCTAATGCAGACAATGTTGGACTAACCTATGAAAATAATTTGGTCAATCCATCACCAATGTTTAACAATTTCAGAAGTAGATCAGACTTTGCAATCTCCAAAACCTTTGTGGATTTATTAAAGGGAAAAAGTGGTAATTTTAAACAAGACCCGCGTTTGTTCAAATACGCAAGCCCTATAGGTACTCGTCAGAGAGATATTTTAACTGGAGTTTCTGTAGAATCAACGAATCCTAATGATTTTAACGGGATGCCTTATGGGATTCCAAGTTCTTTAACAGGCAGTCAAATAGCAAGTGCTAATTTCTTTAGTAAAAATGTTTTAAAACCAGGCTACACAGAAATTTTAATGGAATATTCTGAAGTTCAGTTTTTATTGAGTGAAGCTAACGGCTGGTCACAAACTAATTATGAGGCTGGAGTAAAAGCTTCGTTGGAAAGATGGGGGATTGACTCGACATCGGCAAATACATATGTTAATACTTTACCTTCTGCTTCTAAAGAAAACGTGCTTACTCAAAAATATGTTGCGTTGTTTATGCAGCCTTATGAAGCTTGGGCAGAATACCGAAGAACAGGTTATCCGAATACATTATTATTACCTGGTCAGACCGGGGCATTAAATGTAGCAACATCATCTGGTCAGACCACTTATACATTTACCTCATTAATTGCAGGACTAACAGACTTGCCTACCAGGTTATTTTACCCAATATCTGTTCAGACATTGAATACGGTAAACTATCAGGCAGCATCAAACTCTATTGGAGGAGATCGAATGAATACCAAGTTAATCTGGGATAAGAATTAA
- the argS gene encoding arginine--tRNA ligase, whose translation MNIKDIIEEKLSEVILNVYQLKDINLEVQENKTEYEGDFTIVTFPLVKQLKKNPESIGIELGESLTAQTDLLESFNVVKGFLNIKVKNQFFIDNFRSVSENFSKIEKKDATVMVEYSSPNTNKPLHLGHIRNNLLGFSVAQILKEAGYDVIKSQIINDRGIHICKSMLAWEKFGKGETPETSATKGDKFVGNYYVEFDKNYKKEIAELVEQGMGEDEAKKEAPLMKEAQKMLLDWENGDEKVRSLWNEMNTWVYQGFNETYKRLGVDFDQVQYESNTYLLGKDLIQEGLSKGILYQKEDGSVWCDLTDEGLDQKLLLRSDGTSVYMTQDLGTAVERFKQNDIKKLIYTVGNEQDYHFQVLFKILKKLGYAWADQLFHLSYGMVELPEGKMKSREGTVVDADDLMEEMHKTAELKAKENGRLEGLTEEEKEASYETIGLGALKYFMLKVDPKKKMLFNPAESIEFNGNTGPFIQYTYARIQSLLTKAKYEYKEVSDVTFSEFEKEFIMLLANYKTVVEKAAESLSPALVANYVYDLVKSYNSFYQSNPILIQENENIKQFQLNLSDLTGKVIKKSLDLLGIGTVNRM comes from the coding sequence ATGAATATCAAAGATATAATAGAGGAAAAACTTTCAGAAGTTATTTTAAACGTGTATCAGTTAAAAGACATCAACCTGGAAGTTCAGGAAAATAAGACTGAATATGAAGGTGATTTTACCATTGTTACCTTTCCATTGGTAAAGCAGCTTAAGAAGAATCCTGAAAGTATAGGGATTGAGTTGGGAGAGTCTTTAACGGCACAAACCGATCTACTGGAAAGCTTTAATGTCGTAAAAGGATTTTTAAATATTAAAGTTAAAAATCAATTCTTTATAGATAATTTCAGATCAGTAAGCGAAAACTTTTCAAAGATTGAAAAGAAAGATGCTACAGTAATGGTAGAATATTCTTCTCCTAACACGAACAAGCCTTTACATTTGGGGCATATCAGAAATAACTTATTAGGATTTTCTGTTGCTCAGATTTTAAAAGAAGCAGGATATGATGTGATTAAATCCCAGATTATTAATGATAGAGGGATTCATATCTGTAAATCAATGCTGGCGTGGGAAAAGTTTGGAAAAGGAGAGACACCCGAAACGTCTGCTACAAAAGGAGATAAGTTTGTTGGAAACTATTATGTAGAATTTGATAAAAACTATAAAAAAGAAATAGCAGAACTTGTTGAGCAGGGAATGGGAGAGGATGAGGCTAAAAAAGAAGCCCCTTTAATGAAAGAAGCTCAAAAGATGCTACTGGACTGGGAAAATGGAGATGAAAAAGTGAGGAGTCTTTGGAACGAAATGAATACCTGGGTATATCAGGGTTTCAATGAAACTTACAAAAGATTAGGGGTAGACTTTGATCAGGTTCAATATGAAAGCAATACTTATTTATTGGGAAAAGATCTAATTCAGGAAGGCTTATCTAAAGGGATTCTGTACCAAAAAGAAGATGGATCGGTTTGGTGTGATCTGACTGATGAAGGCCTGGATCAAAAACTTTTATTGCGTTCAGACGGAACTTCTGTTTATATGACACAAGATTTAGGAACTGCAGTAGAAAGATTCAAGCAGAATGATATAAAAAAATTGATTTACACTGTAGGGAATGAACAGGATTATCACTTCCAGGTGTTATTCAAAATTTTGAAAAAGCTAGGCTATGCATGGGCGGATCAATTGTTCCATCTATCTTATGGAATGGTAGAGCTTCCAGAAGGAAAAATGAAATCACGAGAAGGAACTGTTGTGGATGCTGACGATCTTATGGAGGAAATGCATAAAACAGCAGAGTTAAAAGCAAAAGAAAACGGAAGACTTGAAGGGCTTACTGAAGAAGAAAAAGAAGCTTCTTATGAGACCATAGGATTGGGAGCATTGAAATACTTTATGCTTAAAGTAGATCCTAAGAAAAAAATGTTGTTCAATCCGGCAGAAAGTATTGAATTCAATGGAAATACAGGACCATTTATTCAGTATACGTATGCACGTATCCAATCTTTGCTGACCAAAGCAAAATATGAATATAAAGAGGTTTCGGATGTTACCTTCAGCGAATTTGAGAAAGAGTTCATTATGTTGCTTGCTAACTATAAGACAGTAGTAGAGAAAGCTGCAGAATCATTGAGTCCTGCTTTAGTTGCTAATTATGTTTATGATTTAGTGAAGTCGTACAACTCATTTTATCAAAGCAATCCGATCCTAATTCAGGAAAATGAAAATATTAAACAGTTCCAACTGAATTTATCTGATCTTACTGGAAAAGTAATAAAAAAATCACTGGATTTACTAGGAATAGGAACGGTAAACAGAATGTAA
- a CDS encoding YihY/virulence factor BrkB family protein yields the protein MINNIKFFWEVLKDTFTEWNNSSATKDSASLAYYAIFSIPGLLIIIIWIAGNFFGEEAIRGEISTQISGLMGTDVAKSVENMIAGALIDKQNVFMKVVGIGSLVFGSTTLFFQLQHSLNTLWDVQSAPKKALLKFVLDRANSLGMILILGFLLMITMILSSMISLFNTWITSYFGLETYLLVSLVNFAIGFALVMLLFALMFKFLPDVQISWRPVWKGAILTTLLFTLGKFLLSLYFGNFKPTSTFGAAGTVILIMMWINYSCMLIFFGAEFTKVYSYKKGYKIIPSKHARWSDAKLYEESLKKQNSDEASV from the coding sequence ATGATCAATAACATCAAATTTTTCTGGGAAGTTTTAAAAGATACATTTACCGAATGGAATAATTCTTCCGCAACAAAAGATTCGGCAAGTCTAGCATATTATGCTATTTTTTCCATTCCCGGGCTATTGATCATTATTATCTGGATCGCCGGTAATTTCTTTGGAGAAGAAGCTATTCGTGGAGAGATCAGTACTCAGATCAGCGGACTAATGGGAACAGATGTTGCCAAAAGTGTGGAAAATATGATCGCAGGAGCCTTAATTGATAAACAGAATGTTTTTATGAAGGTAGTAGGTATAGGCTCTTTAGTCTTTGGTTCTACTACATTATTTTTCCAGTTACAGCATTCCTTAAATACACTGTGGGATGTACAATCAGCACCTAAAAAAGCACTGTTGAAATTTGTTTTAGACAGAGCCAATTCACTGGGAATGATTCTCATCCTTGGTTTTTTATTAATGATTACCATGATCCTCTCATCGATGATCAGTCTTTTTAATACCTGGATTACAAGTTATTTTGGCCTTGAAACTTACTTATTGGTTTCACTAGTCAATTTCGCAATTGGTTTTGCCCTTGTGATGTTGCTATTTGCCTTAATGTTTAAATTTCTCCCGGATGTACAGATCAGCTGGAGACCGGTATGGAAGGGGGCTATATTGACAACTCTCCTATTTACATTAGGTAAGTTTTTATTGAGCCTTTACTTTGGCAATTTTAAACCGACATCCACGTTTGGAGCTGCAGGAACTGTCATCCTTATCATGATGTGGATTAACTATTCATGTATGCTGATATTTTTCGGAGCTGAATTCACAAAAGTATATTCTTACAAAAAAGGATATAAAATTATTCCTTCTAAACATGCCAGATGGAGCGATGCCAAACTTTATGAAGAGAGTCTTAAAAAACAAAATTCTGATGAAGCCTCAGTTTAA
- the tamL gene encoding translocation and assembly module lipoprotein TamL, with protein MGNKFNIYFKYLLTSGVTAVTISCSNTKFLKEGQMLYTGPEVKIDADTISKKAKKELQASLEENLVPKPNSTLLGLRPRLYFYNIAKEPKKEKGFNYWLKYKVGEKPVLLGDVDREFNRDIIVNYSENKGYFNAKATYDTISKNKKVKVIYTLRPGAQYLISDVQFQKDSTIVNHEIQNLKDKSFLKAGNPFDLDVIKAERDRIDNGLKEKGFYYFHSDNIIVQADSTISKKHKVDLNVKLKDDTPSLATQQFGIDKVIVFPTYNLQDVKDGKYSVPMSSDSLSKYAYDDIYVIDPQHKFKPRIFDRALYFKKGDLYNRTNHNLSLNRLISLGVFKFVKNEFIVSDSLQHKFDAYYLLTPRELQSLRLEALGRTNSASYAGSELNLNWTHRNFFRGAEQFKAAVYGAFDVQMGGQAEARNMYRAGANVQLSIPRIVAPFRFNSSSAFVPRTNISLGYEFQNRTQLYTLNNFTASFGYVWKENARKEHELKVIDITLVSPANVTSLYRTQIENSPYLQRAIEKQLIFGPTYSYTYTNTMLPQTNTIYYKGTVDLAGNITGLITGANARKGKQKEIFGVPFSQYAKIENDFRFYHKFSEKTNFASRIIAGIAYPYGNSEEVPFSRQFFVGGSNSIRAFRARALGPGSYNPISSNRNFAFDQSGDIKLEMNAEYRANLYKFLNVAAFVDAGNVWLINDKNNERPGGKFSKDFLSEVAVGAGVGLRLDFSILILRLDLAMPIRVPYYEKGDRWAFDRINFGDSNWRRDNLILNIAIGYPF; from the coding sequence ATGGGAAATAAATTCAATATATATTTTAAATATTTGTTGACTTCGGGTGTTACCGCAGTTACGATTTCGTGCAGCAATACCAAATTTTTAAAAGAGGGACAAATGCTGTACACGGGTCCTGAAGTAAAAATCGATGCCGATACCATTTCAAAAAAAGCAAAAAAGGAACTTCAAGCTTCTTTGGAAGAAAATTTAGTTCCCAAGCCTAATTCAACTCTGCTTGGCCTACGTCCCAGACTATATTTTTACAATATTGCTAAGGAGCCTAAAAAAGAAAAGGGATTCAATTACTGGTTAAAATATAAAGTAGGTGAAAAGCCTGTTTTACTGGGGGATGTTGATCGCGAATTCAATAGGGATATCATCGTTAATTATTCTGAAAACAAAGGATATTTTAATGCCAAAGCAACTTATGACACTATTTCTAAAAATAAGAAAGTAAAGGTTATCTATACCTTGAGACCGGGTGCTCAATATTTGATCAGTGATGTACAGTTTCAAAAAGATTCTACTATCGTGAATCATGAAATTCAAAATTTAAAGGATAAAAGTTTTCTTAAAGCCGGAAACCCCTTCGATCTGGATGTCATCAAAGCAGAAAGGGATAGAATTGATAACGGCTTAAAAGAGAAAGGGTTTTATTATTTCCATTCTGATAATATTATCGTACAGGCAGACAGCACCATAAGTAAAAAACACAAGGTAGATCTGAATGTAAAATTAAAAGACGATACACCTAGTCTGGCTACTCAGCAATTTGGTATTGATAAAGTTATTGTTTTCCCTACTTATAATCTTCAGGATGTTAAAGATGGTAAATACAGCGTTCCGATGAGTTCGGATTCTCTTTCTAAATATGCTTATGATGATATTTACGTTATTGATCCGCAACATAAATTCAAACCAAGAATCTTTGACAGAGCACTGTATTTTAAAAAAGGAGATTTATACAATCGAACCAATCATAATCTATCACTGAACCGCTTAATAAGTTTGGGAGTTTTTAAGTTTGTAAAAAATGAATTTATTGTTTCTGATTCATTGCAACATAAATTTGACGCTTATTATTTATTGACTCCAAGGGAGCTCCAGTCTTTACGCTTAGAAGCTTTAGGCCGAACGAACTCCGCAAGTTATGCCGGTAGTGAATTGAATTTGAACTGGACCCATCGAAATTTTTTCCGTGGTGCTGAACAATTTAAAGCAGCTGTTTATGGAGCTTTTGATGTACAGATGGGTGGGCAGGCAGAAGCCAGAAATATGTATCGTGCCGGAGCTAATGTACAATTGTCTATTCCCAGAATTGTTGCCCCATTCAGGTTTAATTCTTCGAGTGCTTTTGTTCCAAGAACGAATATTAGCCTGGGATACGAGTTCCAGAACCGTACCCAGCTTTATACACTTAATAATTTCACCGCTTCTTTTGGATATGTGTGGAAAGAAAATGCCAGAAAGGAACATGAGTTGAAGGTTATTGACATTACTTTAGTTTCTCCAGCTAATGTTACAAGTTTATACCGCACACAAATTGAAAACAGCCCATATCTACAAAGAGCTATTGAGAAACAACTTATTTTTGGCCCAACGTACTCTTATACCTATACCAATACAATGCTACCACAGACGAATACTATTTATTATAAAGGTACCGTTGATCTGGCAGGAAATATTACAGGTTTAATAACGGGAGCTAATGCAAGAAAAGGTAAACAAAAAGAAATTTTTGGGGTTCCGTTTAGTCAGTATGCGAAAATAGAAAATGATTTCAGGTTCTATCATAAGTTTTCTGAAAAAACCAATTTTGCTTCAAGAATTATTGCGGGAATAGCTTATCCATATGGAAATTCGGAGGAAGTTCCTTTTTCAAGACAGTTTTTTGTAGGGGGAAGTAATAGCATCAGGGCATTCCGTGCCAGAGCTTTAGGACCAGGAAGCTATAATCCAATAAGTTCAAATCGGAATTTTGCTTTTGATCAATCAGGAGATATCAAATTAGAGATGAATGCAGAATACAGAGCGAATCTTTATAAATTTTTAAATGTTGCTGCCTTTGTAGATGCCGGAAACGTTTGGTTAATTAATGACAAGAACAATGAGAGACCCGGAGGAAAGTTTTCTAAAGATTTTTTAAGCGAAGTAGCAGTAGGTGCCGGAGTTGGTCTAAGACTTGATTTCTCAATCTTAATTTTAAGATTAGATCTCGCTATGCCAATACGTGTTCCCTATTATGAAAAAGGGGATAGATGGGCCTTTGACAGGATTAATTTTGGAGATAGCAACTGGAGAAGAGATAATCTTATTTTAAATATAGCAATCGGATATCCTTTTTAA